The Pseudomonas eucalypticola genome has a window encoding:
- a CDS encoding carbohydrate porin — protein sequence MKDFAKSTVAVSLCLLMPGLACADNQPFAADSHWMTGDWGGVRSGWLEQGVDVQLNYTGEMAANAHGGYDKDHTARWTEQYAVGLKTDLQKLLGWDNTRLQLTITERDGRNLTNDRVADPRVGGYASSQEVYGRGQTWRLTEMWMSKAWFDGALDIKAGRFDEGSDFNSFPCDFQSTPFCGAQAANWIGDIWYNWPVSQWAVRTRYQFAPQWYAQIGVFNQNPSNLDVGNGFKLSGSGTEGALIPVELVWSPTFNRLPGEYRLGYYKSSANANDVLQDRDGNPQPLTGNAFQQHGSRHGYWLVVQQQLTARDGDSSRGLSVFANFTHHDKATSQVDHFIQAGIVYKGLLDSRPMDDLGIGIAQVHTNADYRERARLQNEANGISDDDNPAYIPLQYNETSSEIYYGVHVTNWLTVRPNLQYVKNPGGVREVDAALIAGLKVQARF from the coding sequence ATGAAAGACTTTGCCAAGAGCACGGTTGCGGTCAGCCTTTGCCTGCTGATGCCCGGGCTGGCCTGTGCCGATAATCAACCTTTTGCCGCCGACTCCCACTGGATGACCGGTGACTGGGGCGGTGTGCGCAGCGGGTGGCTGGAGCAGGGGGTGGATGTCCAGCTCAACTACACCGGGGAAATGGCTGCCAACGCCCACGGGGGTTACGACAAGGACCACACGGCGCGCTGGACCGAGCAATACGCCGTGGGCCTCAAGACCGACCTGCAGAAGCTGCTGGGCTGGGACAACACTCGCTTGCAATTGACCATCACCGAACGCGACGGCCGGAACCTGACCAACGACCGCGTGGCAGACCCCCGCGTGGGCGGCTATGCGTCGTCCCAGGAAGTGTACGGTCGCGGGCAGACATGGCGCCTCACCGAAATGTGGATGAGCAAGGCCTGGTTCGACGGTGCCCTGGATATCAAGGCGGGACGCTTCGACGAAGGCTCGGACTTCAACAGTTTCCCCTGCGACTTCCAGAGCACCCCATTCTGCGGTGCCCAGGCTGCCAACTGGATTGGCGACATCTGGTACAACTGGCCCGTCAGCCAGTGGGCCGTCCGCACCCGCTATCAATTCGCGCCCCAGTGGTATGCGCAGATCGGCGTGTTCAACCAGAACCCTTCCAACCTGGACGTGGGCAATGGCTTCAAGCTCAGCGGCAGCGGCACCGAAGGCGCGCTGATTCCCGTGGAGCTGGTGTGGAGCCCCACCTTCAACCGCCTGCCCGGTGAATACCGCCTGGGTTACTACAAGAGCAGCGCCAATGCCAACGACGTACTGCAGGACCGCGACGGCAACCCGCAGCCGCTGACGGGCAACGCCTTCCAGCAACACGGCAGCCGTCACGGCTACTGGCTGGTGGTGCAACAGCAACTGACGGCGCGCGACGGTGACAGCAGCCGGGGCCTGTCGGTGTTCGCCAACTTCACTCACCACGACAAGGCCACCAGCCAGGTCGACCACTTCATCCAGGCGGGTATCGTCTACAAAGGGCTGTTGGACAGCCGCCCCATGGACGACCTGGGTATCGGTATCGCCCAGGTTCACACCAACGCCGACTATCGCGAGCGCGCCCGCCTGCAGAACGAAGCCAACGGCATCAGCGACGACGACAACCCGGCTTATATCCCGCTGCAGTACAACGAGACCAGCAGCGAGATCTATTACGGCGTGCATGTCACCAACTGGCTGACGGTACGCCCCAACCTGCAGTACGTGAAGAACCCGGGGGGTGTGCGCGAGGTCGACGCGGCGCTGATCGCCGGTTTGAAGGTGCAGGCGCGGTTCTAG
- a CDS encoding LysR family transcriptional regulator, with translation MDRLTELELFVLTAEVGTLSKAAEILGLSNAAASRHLVALEQRLNTRLIDRNTRRLALTNSGHQFYTSCKSLLGELKEAEASLSESLVQPVGTLTITSSISFCMLHIAPLIPAFRKLYPHITVKLLGENRYFDIIDSEIDLAIRTKEYEPDSNITIRRLAETRRVLAASPGYLQRMGTPKTIDDLANHDLLIYSHANQPRVMRFTRGKEELAFKADPILETNDGQIVRAAALAGGGILVQPRYIINADLVAGRLIPVLDDWDLPRLTINMAFQSRRYMPAKLRVFIEFLLADFNQHEYERHWTR, from the coding sequence GTGGATCGCCTCACCGAACTGGAACTGTTCGTCCTGACTGCCGAAGTCGGAACCCTGAGCAAGGCCGCGGAAATACTGGGCCTGTCCAATGCCGCCGCCAGCCGCCACCTGGTCGCCCTGGAGCAGCGCCTCAATACCCGGCTCATTGACCGCAACACCCGGCGCCTGGCGCTGACCAACTCCGGCCACCAGTTCTACACCAGTTGCAAGAGCCTGCTGGGCGAGTTGAAGGAAGCCGAGGCCTCGCTCAGCGAATCCCTGGTACAGCCGGTTGGCACGCTGACCATCACTTCGTCCATTTCCTTCTGCATGCTGCACATTGCCCCGCTGATTCCGGCGTTTCGCAAACTCTATCCGCACATCACCGTGAAGCTGCTGGGAGAGAACCGCTATTTCGACATCATCGACAGCGAAATCGACCTGGCCATTCGCACCAAAGAATACGAGCCGGACTCGAACATCACCATCCGCCGCCTGGCAGAGACCCGGCGGGTGCTGGCGGCCTCGCCGGGCTACCTGCAACGCATGGGTACGCCGAAGACCATCGATGACCTGGCCAACCATGACCTGCTGATCTACAGCCACGCCAACCAGCCACGGGTGATGCGTTTTACCCGCGGCAAGGAAGAGCTGGCGTTCAAGGCCGACCCCATCCTGGAAACCAACGACGGCCAGATCGTGCGCGCAGCCGCGCTGGCCGGTGGCGGCATCCTGGTGCAGCCCAGGTACATCATCAACGCCGACCTGGTGGCCGGCCGCCTGATACCCGTGCTGGACGACTGGGACCTGCCGCGCCTGACCATCAACATGGCATTCCAGAGCCGCCGCTACATGCCTGCCAAGTTGCGGGTATTCATCGAATTCCTGCTGGCTGATTTCAACCAGCACGAATACGAACGCCATTGGACGCGCTAG
- a CDS encoding dioxygenase translates to MRNLDETTITQAVLAYNRGTGDARLCEVMTSLVQHLHAFARDIKLTEAEWRGGIDFLAKVGAVPPDRHEFVLLSDVLGLSTLVLAQNERKPKGCTQATVFHVAPTPAVLVHDLGADINPQLGGPKGYVQGTVRDDKGAPVPYAEIHIRVAGDCALLQADDRGHYHFSTSLPGSQQVRHEGPVNQLLGALNRHAWRPAHLEFSISASGYQRLTTQVFREGDPYLDSDAIFGVRPSLITHWQCQPAGATPDGGHSNEVFYTLAFDFVLARQPAA, encoded by the coding sequence ATGCGCAATTTGGACGAAACCACCATCACCCAGGCGGTGCTGGCCTATAACCGCGGCACCGGCGATGCCCGGTTGTGTGAAGTGATGACCAGCCTGGTGCAGCACCTGCATGCCTTTGCCCGTGACATCAAGCTGACCGAAGCCGAATGGCGCGGCGGCATCGACTTCCTCGCCAAGGTGGGCGCCGTGCCTCCCGACCGCCACGAGTTCGTGCTGCTTTCCGATGTGCTGGGCCTGTCGACCCTGGTGCTGGCACAGAACGAGCGCAAGCCCAAGGGCTGCACCCAGGCCACCGTATTCCATGTGGCCCCGACACCCGCGGTACTGGTCCATGACCTGGGTGCGGACATCAACCCCCAGCTCGGTGGGCCAAAGGGTTACGTGCAAGGCACCGTACGCGATGACAAGGGCGCCCCCGTGCCCTACGCCGAGATCCATATCCGCGTGGCGGGCGATTGCGCCCTGCTGCAAGCCGATGACCGCGGCCACTACCACTTCAGCACGTCACTGCCGGGCAGCCAGCAAGTGCGCCACGAAGGCCCGGTGAACCAGTTGCTCGGCGCGCTCAACCGCCATGCCTGGCGCCCGGCGCACCTGGAGTTTTCCATCAGCGCCAGCGGTTACCAGCGCCTGACCACCCAGGTATTTCGCGAAGGTGACCCGTACCTGGACTCCGACGCGATCTTCGGCGTGCGCCCATCACTGATCACCCACTGGCAGTGCCAGCCTGCTGGGGCGACCCCCGACGGCGGCCACAGCAATGAAGTGTTCTACACCCTGGCCTTCGATTTTGTCCTGGCCAGGCAACCGGCCGCCTGA
- a CDS encoding nuclear transport factor 2 family protein, translated as MLDDHALTATLRALEDQRYHAMRQGDLETFAHLAHPDLVYVHSNGVQDTLARYLAKCRDGLYRYHRIDHQVHEVRRAGDTALAFGEMWADITSHGVAKTLHNRTLSVWLDTAEGWRLLAYQPTPVVQRPAPAATQGDLPHVNAPIRL; from the coding sequence ATGCTCGACGATCACGCCCTGACCGCTACCCTTCGCGCGCTGGAAGACCAGCGTTACCACGCCATGCGCCAGGGCGACCTGGAAACCTTTGCCCACCTGGCCCACCCGGACCTGGTGTATGTGCATTCCAACGGTGTCCAGGACACCCTGGCGCGCTATTTGGCCAAGTGCCGCGATGGCCTCTACCGCTACCACCGCATCGACCACCAGGTACACGAGGTGCGCCGCGCAGGCGACACCGCCCTGGCGTTCGGTGAAATGTGGGCCGACATCACGTCCCACGGGGTGGCCAAAACCCTGCATAACCGAACGCTGAGCGTCTGGCTCGACACGGCTGAAGGCTGGAGGCTGCTGGCCTACCAGCCCACCCCCGTCGTCCAGCGCCCCGCCCCTGCCGCTACTCAAGGAGACTTGCCCCATGTCAACGCCCCCATTCGTCTATAA
- a CDS encoding maleylacetate reductase: MSTPPFVYNGQPSRVIFGQGSLQQLEAEIDRLGAKRALVLCTPEQRAQAEHIAQLLGDRAADIFDKAVMHVPIETAREAREVARKLGADCAVAIGGGSTTGLGKAIAMDSGLPILAIPTTYAGSEMTPVYGLTENGLKRTGKDPRVLPKTVIYDPELTVSLPVDMSITSGMNAIAHAAEGLYAQDGNPVMSLMAEEGIRALAEGLKSIHKDPADLAARGDCLYGAWLCGTVLGNVGMALHHKLCHTLGGSFNLPHAQTHTIVLPHAIAYNQSAAPALSRICRALNVTHDSPAAALFDLSSSLGAPTRLKDLGLTEADLDRATDIALSNPYWNPRPIEATAIRQLLQDAYDGVRPQ, encoded by the coding sequence ATGTCAACGCCCCCATTCGTCTATAACGGCCAACCGTCGCGCGTCATCTTCGGCCAGGGTTCGCTGCAACAACTGGAGGCGGAGATCGATCGCCTGGGCGCCAAGCGCGCGCTGGTGCTGTGCACCCCCGAGCAGCGTGCCCAGGCCGAGCATATTGCCCAGTTGCTGGGAGACCGCGCAGCCGACATCTTCGACAAGGCCGTGATGCACGTGCCCATCGAAACCGCCCGCGAGGCACGGGAAGTGGCACGCAAGCTGGGCGCAGACTGCGCCGTAGCCATTGGCGGCGGTTCCACCACCGGCCTGGGCAAGGCCATCGCCATGGACTCGGGGCTACCGATCCTGGCCATTCCCACCACCTACGCCGGCTCGGAAATGACCCCGGTGTACGGCCTGACCGAGAACGGTCTCAAGCGCACCGGCAAGGACCCGCGGGTATTGCCCAAGACCGTGATCTACGACCCGGAACTGACCGTCAGCCTGCCGGTGGACATGTCCATCACCAGCGGCATGAACGCCATTGCCCACGCAGCCGAGGGCCTGTATGCCCAGGACGGCAACCCGGTGATGTCGTTGATGGCCGAGGAAGGCATTCGCGCCCTGGCTGAAGGCCTGAAGAGCATCCACAAAGACCCGGCCGACCTGGCCGCCCGTGGCGACTGCCTGTATGGAGCCTGGCTGTGCGGTACCGTGCTGGGCAACGTCGGCATGGCCCTGCACCACAAGCTCTGCCACACCCTGGGTGGCAGCTTCAACCTGCCCCATGCCCAGACCCACACCATCGTGCTGCCCCACGCCATTGCCTACAACCAGTCGGCGGCCCCGGCACTGTCGCGCATCTGCCGCGCGTTGAACGTCACGCACGACAGCCCAGCGGCGGCGCTGTTCGACCTGTCCAGTTCCCTGGGCGCACCCACCCGCCTCAAGGACCTGGGCCTGACCGAAGCCGACCTGGACCGTGCCACCGATATCGCCCTGTCCAACCCCTACTGGAACCCACGGCCCATCGAAGCCACTGCGATTCGCCAACTGCTGCAGGACGCCTACGACGGCGTGCGGCCGCAGTAA
- a CDS encoding LacI family DNA-binding transcriptional regulator: MLERAKHFSIKQLATQAGVSKATVDRVLHERGSVHYQTRRRIEQALDDLEAQEKNGLAVGRTFYVDVVMHTPQRFSAAVRAAITAQLGSLAPFRIAPRFHFFEEIEPQAMHDQLLRCLGTGSHGVVLKAADEPPVNLAVKQLTAAGIPVVTLVTDLPLSERIGYVGMDNRTAGQTAAYLLSRWLAPGPHQVAVVIGSELFRGEEEREMGFRTWLRGHAEHLQVVEISGGYGVYASTFERVVQALGQHPDLRAVYSVGGGNRAIVDAFAAQGRALDVFIAHDLDEENRQLLAEQKIAAIIDHNLQIDARHVFLHILQFHRVWKPGAIAPSQVQIVTPFNLPY, encoded by the coding sequence ATGCTCGAACGCGCCAAGCACTTCTCCATCAAACAGCTGGCGACCCAGGCCGGCGTCAGCAAGGCCACGGTGGACCGGGTGCTGCATGAGCGCGGCAGTGTTCATTACCAGACCCGCCGGCGCATCGAACAGGCCCTCGATGACCTGGAAGCCCAGGAGAAAAACGGCCTGGCCGTGGGCCGCACTTTCTACGTCGATGTGGTGATGCACACCCCGCAGCGCTTCAGCGCCGCGGTGCGGGCCGCCATCACGGCACAACTGGGTAGCCTGGCGCCGTTTCGCATTGCCCCGCGGTTTCACTTCTTCGAAGAAATCGAGCCCCAGGCCATGCACGACCAGCTACTGCGTTGCCTGGGCACCGGCAGCCACGGGGTGGTGCTGAAGGCGGCCGACGAGCCGCCGGTGAACCTCGCGGTCAAGCAGTTGACGGCCGCCGGCATCCCGGTGGTGACGCTGGTCACTGACCTGCCGTTGAGCGAGCGCATCGGTTACGTGGGCATGGACAACCGCACTGCCGGGCAAACGGCCGCCTACCTGTTGTCGCGCTGGTTGGCGCCAGGGCCGCACCAGGTGGCCGTGGTGATCGGCAGTGAACTGTTTCGCGGTGAGGAAGAGCGGGAGATGGGCTTTCGCACCTGGTTGCGCGGCCATGCCGAGCATTTGCAGGTCGTGGAAATCAGTGGGGGCTATGGCGTGTACGCCAGTACGTTCGAGCGGGTGGTGCAGGCCCTCGGGCAACACCCTGACCTGCGTGCAGTGTACAGCGTGGGCGGTGGCAACCGCGCCATCGTCGACGCGTTCGCGGCCCAGGGGCGAGCCCTCGACGTGTTCATCGCCCACGACCTGGACGAGGAAAATCGCCAACTGCTGGCCGAGCAGAAAATCGCAGCGATCATCGACCATAACCTGCAGATCGATGCCCGCCATGTGTTCCTGCACATCCTGCAATTTCATCGCGTCTGGAAGCCCGGCGCGATTGCACCCTCGCAGGTGCAGATCGTCACGCCGTTCAATTTGCCTTACTGA